A single window of Falco rusticolus isolate bFalRus1 chromosome 6, bFalRus1.pri, whole genome shotgun sequence DNA harbors:
- the ABRACL gene encoding costars family protein ABRACL, with product MNVEHEISLLVEEIRRLGTKNADGQVSVKFGVLFADEKCANLFEALVGTLKAAKRRKIVTYQGELLLQGVHDNVDIVLLQD from the exons ATGAATGTGGAACATGAAATTAGCCTCTTAGTTGAGGAAATTCGGCGGCTGGGAACCAAAA ATGCTGATGGACAAGTGAGCGTGAAATTTGGTGTGCTCTTTGCTGATGAAAAGTGTGCTAACCTCTTTGAAGCCTTAGTGGGAACTCTTAAGGCTGCAAAACGACGGAAGATTGTCACTTATCAAGGGGAGCTACTTTTACAAGGTGTTCATGACAACGTTGATATcgtgctgctgcaggactga